From the Cyanobacteria bacterium FACHB-DQ100 genome, one window contains:
- a CDS encoding DUF928 domain-containing protein — MKLFRSFFMIPLALGAFSVPTVAAPTQTRSSQLSTPTLIAQAFKPPKRGAPKTTAGGATRGQCDASRKSLTPLLPKDKFGLTISDRPTLFWSLPQAVSGTAQLTILGDKESRVVYETTIALPKTAGIFQFTLPPDAPALEVGQQYRWFLSINCKVDGTGNEISVDGWIERIAANPELTKALKTATPREQVRLYAEAGIWHEAVTILAALRLRQPSDLRLNMSWRELLRSVDLSAVMSEPLVNTCQSMVNSHQSTQR, encoded by the coding sequence ATGAAACTGTTTCGATCTTTCTTCATGATTCCATTGGCGCTTGGAGCATTCTCGGTTCCAACCGTTGCTGCTCCAACTCAGACGCGATCGTCGCAACTGTCCACTCCGACTCTGATTGCCCAAGCATTTAAACCACCAAAGCGCGGTGCGCCGAAGACTACAGCAGGTGGAGCGACGCGAGGACAGTGTGATGCAAGCCGCAAGAGCCTGACTCCCTTACTGCCCAAAGATAAGTTTGGCTTGACTATCTCAGACCGTCCCACGCTGTTTTGGTCACTACCTCAAGCGGTGAGCGGCACTGCTCAACTCACGATTCTGGGTGACAAAGAAAGTCGTGTGGTGTATGAAACGACGATCGCACTCCCAAAAACGGCAGGCATTTTTCAGTTCACTTTGCCGCCGGATGCTCCCGCGCTCGAAGTGGGTCAGCAGTATCGCTGGTTTCTGAGTATCAACTGTAAGGTAGACGGCACAGGCAACGAAATCAGCGTCGATGGTTGGATTGAGCGAATTGCAGCCAATCCAGAACTCACCAAAGCACTGAAAACAGCAACTCCGAGAGAACAGGTCAGGCTCTACGCAGAAGCAGGAATCTGGCACGAAGCCGTAACGATACTCGCTGCATTACGCTTGAGGCAACCGAGCGATCTTAGGCTGAACATGAGTTGGAGAGAGTTGCTGCGATCGGTCGACCT
- a CDS encoding CHAT domain-containing protein: MTVLKKLPFAIALIGVAGLSQTATAQIVPTGGTISTLNGNRFDITGGARSTDGANLFHSFTQFGLNQNQIANFLSDPTIQNILAGVNGSNPSIINGWIQVTGGNSNLFLMNPSGILFGNTASLNVPGSFTATTAPGIGFGGNWLSATTTNYSALNGNPDAFAFPFALSGAIVNTGNLTVPNGNLTLLGGTVISTGTLAAPNGQLLAAAVPERSLVRLNPTGSSLSLEVAPPLVFAAPSVATLPQLLTGGTGTNATQLLVNQNGEVELTGSGLRIGNGDVAARTLTAKTATLSADQTLTLFESQFQTTGNLNLFANDTVRVRDSVTNPVLIRSQGDLWVRGNQGIDILALNHLQQTPFVSGGNLTLMSDGIISGDAHFAGRGNFTLQTLSGNPGTFLSLYDPIISANGDVSFGDYTGASLKVEATGSIRGGNITIAQPDVGLTGSDPDIEILSTRPAVILRAGLSTLANPVSSFPVTAETSTFEQNAPTTPANVSVGNIRTGLFFSSTSLDTVIIQAPGTVTTGAIDTSANTTIDALGGGVNISAGGDIVTGAIDTSAVSAFYTNITVGGAVSLTSTNGNITFESINTRAISGGGFFGGGERPPIEGELPTEGELPIEGELPIEGELPIEGEPPTSGIGGSVQLFALNGTVRGTKFVPLFPGDTIHTQSNASSGIVEIRHDGGISNAPFVVGDAATNGTAGAITTDTTISPTTAFGTVGSVTQGNVTFTFKNDAPTLSANTTLFPVESGQSITFTTRDLAPLVTDVDRDATTLFLNLPPGATLRINGVPVQGSTVQISADPQTPQTFEYTPPSGTTGSFSAFTLTASDAVATSNPVTVQATVTAAPIPQPDTPTEPSNPPQEAPKPNIDPDEFEQESEESLDEIPTVSSSDSLEVAPFMSEIDEEVSQGFEDYLELDEVEPKELPDVRSDLSDVETNTGIKPALVYALFVPSDISQAESTSRSQADRDRDQLELFIVTAKGAPIRKRIPGATRSTVVKLARQFQKEVSDRNRVRTTTYLAPAQQLYQWLIAPLEAEFKRRDIQSLVFITDAGLRSLPFAALHDGTGFLIERYSLGLMPSISLTDTRYSDIRKSEILAMGASQFPQTDQAPLPAVPLEINTVTMLWRGRGFLNTAFTLENLKSQRNSNPYGIIHLATHAEFQPGTLKNSYIQLSDTKLRLDQIRQLGWNKPPVELLVLSACQTALGDEDAELGFAGLAVKSGVKTAMASLWSVDDQGTLELMTKFYQALKTSPIKAEALRQAQLQLLKEKDSLRSDESATKQTFSHPYYWSSFTMIGSPW, translated from the coding sequence ATGACTGTCCTGAAAAAACTTCCGTTCGCGATCGCACTCATTGGTGTAGCGGGTCTAAGCCAGACTGCAACGGCTCAAATTGTTCCAACCGGAGGAACAATTTCAACACTCAACGGCAATCGATTTGATATTACTGGGGGAGCGCGATCGACGGATGGCGCGAACCTGTTTCACAGTTTCACCCAGTTTGGGTTGAATCAGAACCAGATTGCCAACTTTCTCTCTGATCCCACGATTCAGAATATTTTGGCGGGTGTGAACGGGAGCAATCCATCCATCATTAATGGATGGATTCAAGTGACAGGCGGCAACTCTAATCTCTTTTTGATGAATCCGTCTGGTATTCTCTTTGGCAATACGGCTTCGCTCAATGTTCCGGGTTCTTTTACTGCGACGACTGCTCCGGGAATCGGTTTTGGGGGAAACTGGCTCAGTGCAACCACCACGAACTATTCAGCCTTAAACGGCAATCCTGATGCTTTTGCCTTTCCCTTTGCGTTGAGTGGCGCGATCGTCAACACCGGAAATCTCACGGTTCCCAATGGAAATCTGACGCTGCTTGGGGGAACTGTCATTAGCACTGGCACGCTCGCGGCTCCGAATGGACAATTGTTAGCCGCCGCAGTTCCAGAACGATCGCTGGTTCGCCTCAATCCAACTGGAAGTTCTCTCAGCTTGGAAGTTGCTCCACCGCTTGTCTTTGCTGCTCCATCGGTTGCCACGCTTCCGCAACTGCTAACTGGCGGAACGGGCACGAATGCAACCCAATTGTTAGTCAATCAAAATGGAGAAGTTGAACTAACCGGATCAGGATTACGGATTGGAAATGGTGATGTTGCTGCGAGAACTCTTACTGCTAAAACTGCAACTCTATCTGCTGATCAAACGCTTACCTTGTTTGAAAGCCAGTTTCAAACGACTGGAAATCTCAACCTCTTTGCGAATGATACTGTCAGAGTGCGAGACAGTGTGACCAATCCGGTACTGATCCGATCGCAAGGTGATCTCTGGGTTCGCGGCAACCAAGGAATTGATATTCTGGCACTCAATCATCTTCAACAAACGCCCTTTGTCAGTGGTGGCAACCTGACTCTGATGAGTGATGGCATCATCTCTGGAGATGCTCATTTTGCCGGTCGAGGGAACTTCACACTGCAAACTCTCAGCGGTAATCCGGGAACATTCCTGAGCTTGTACGATCCGATCATTAGTGCAAATGGAGATGTCTCTTTCGGAGATTACACCGGAGCCTCTCTCAAAGTCGAAGCGACAGGCAGCATTAGAGGCGGCAACATTACAATCGCTCAGCCCGATGTGGGGCTTACTGGATCTGATCCAGATATTGAAATTCTTAGCACTCGTCCTGCTGTCATTCTTCGAGCAGGCTTAAGCACACTTGCGAATCCGGTTAGTAGTTTCCCGGTGACAGCGGAAACCTCAACTTTCGAGCAGAACGCGCCAACCACTCCTGCGAATGTCAGCGTTGGCAATATTAGAACAGGACTGTTTTTTAGCTCTACTTCTCTAGATACGGTAATCATTCAAGCTCCCGGCACGGTCACTACAGGGGCGATCGATACCTCTGCAAATACCACGATCGATGCACTTGGTGGCGGGGTGAATATTAGTGCAGGCGGAGATATTGTGACAGGTGCGATCGACACTTCTGCGGTGAGTGCTTTCTATACCAACATTACGGTCGGTGGAGCCGTGAGCTTGACCTCCACTAACGGAAACATCACCTTTGAAAGTATTAACACTCGCGCAATATCCGGAGGTGGTTTTTTTGGAGGCGGGGAGCGACCACCGATAGAAGGGGAACTACCAACAGAAGGGGAACTACCGATAGAAGGGGAACTACCAATAGAAGGGGAACTACCAATAGAAGGGGAACCACCGACATCAGGAATTGGAGGCAGTGTTCAACTCTTTGCGCTAAATGGTACTGTTCGAGGAACTAAATTCGTGCCCCTGTTTCCAGGAGACACAATTCATACACAGTCCAATGCGTCGAGTGGAATCGTCGAAATTCGTCATGATGGTGGCATTTCCAATGCTCCGTTTGTGGTTGGAGATGCTGCAACAAATGGAACCGCAGGCGCAATCACAACCGATACTACAATCTCGCCGACAACTGCCTTCGGAACAGTTGGATCAGTCACTCAAGGTAATGTGACATTCACGTTTAAAAATGATGCACCGACTCTCAGCGCAAACACAACACTGTTCCCGGTTGAATCAGGACAGTCAATTACTTTTACAACTCGCGATCTCGCTCCCCTAGTCACAGATGTCGATCGTGATGCAACAACATTGTTTCTGAACCTTCCGCCCGGAGCAACTTTGAGAATCAATGGCGTTCCAGTCCAAGGGTCAACCGTGCAAATCTCCGCAGATCCTCAAACTCCTCAAACCTTTGAATACACTCCTCCGTCTGGAACAACAGGCAGCTTTTCAGCCTTTACGCTTACTGCATCCGATGCTGTCGCGACCTCTAACCCTGTGACTGTGCAAGCGACGGTTACAGCCGCACCAATTCCTCAACCGGATACTCCAACTGAGCCGAGCAATCCACCACAAGAAGCCCCAAAACCCAATATTGACCCGGATGAGTTTGAACAGGAATCAGAGGAGAGTTTAGATGAAATTCCCACGGTGAGTAGTTCAGACTCGTTAGAAGTTGCTCCCTTCATGAGTGAAATTGATGAGGAGGTTTCACAAGGGTTTGAGGATTATTTAGAACTCGATGAAGTTGAACCGAAAGAGCTACCAGATGTCCGATCGGATCTTTCAGATGTAGAAACCAATACTGGCATTAAGCCTGCATTAGTTTACGCCTTGTTTGTACCCAGCGATATTTCTCAAGCGGAATCAACAAGCCGCTCTCAGGCTGATCGCGATCGCGACCAGCTAGAACTGTTTATTGTCACCGCAAAGGGCGCTCCGATTCGCAAGCGAATTCCTGGAGCAACGCGCAGCACAGTGGTCAAACTCGCCCGACAGTTTCAAAAAGAAGTCTCCGATCGCAATCGAGTCCGCACGACAACTTACCTTGCTCCAGCACAACAACTTTACCAATGGTTGATTGCACCACTAGAAGCTGAGTTTAAGCGCCGCGACATTCAAAGCTTAGTGTTCATCACCGATGCAGGACTGCGATCGCTGCCCTTTGCTGCCTTGCATGATGGCACGGGCTTCTTGATCGAGCGTTACAGTTTGGGATTGATGCCGAGTATCAGTCTCACCGACACTCGCTATAGCGACATTAGAAAATCTGAAATTTTGGCGATGGGGGCATCGCAGTTTCCTCAAACCGATCAAGCTCCTTTGCCTGCTGTCCCGCTCGAAATTAACACCGTAACGATGCTGTGGCGCGGAAGAGGCTTTTTGAACACTGCATTCACGCTAGAAAACCTGAAATCTCAACGAAACAGCAATCCTTATGGAATTATTCATCTTGCAACTCATGCCGAATTTCAACCCGGCACACTAAAAAATTCTTATATCCAACTCTCGGACACAAAGCTCCGGCTCGATCAAATCCGACAACTCGGTTGGAACAAGCCACCCGTTGAACTGCTGGTCTTGAGTGCTTGCCAAACGGCGTTAGGCGATGAAGACGCAGAACTGGGTTTCGCAGGTCTCGCTGTTAAATCTGGGGTCAAAACAGCAATGGCAAGTCTTTGGTCGGTCGATGATCAAGGAACATTAGAGTTAATGACAAAGTTTTACCAAGCTTTAAAGACCTCACCGATCAAAGCAGAAGCACTCCGACAAGCACAGCTTCAACTTCTAAAAGAAAAAGACAGCTTACGTTCTGATGAGTCGGCAACGAAACAAACATTCTCTCATCCCTACTACTGGTCGAGTTTTACGATGATTGGAAGTCCTTGGTGA
- a CDS encoding ShlB/FhaC/HecB family hemolysin secretion/activation protein — MVRCQLFLFSTLLSLWSIRPASAESISSYLLAQALPATNPLPQALPNNQQPAPTPTNETTPESSKVLVRRIEVQGSTVLKPEEIQRITQSIEGKSATVEDLQSVADGITQLYLERGFITSRAILVDQTIKEGVVQIRVIEGSIETIEVRGLQHLREQYVRDRLQIGTKPPFNKNHLEDQLQLLKADPLFETVEASLKPDENLGQSILTIQIKEAAQLQAFIGADNFSPASVGSERFSTTVSYRNLARSGDELSASYYRTAQGGSNSFDFSYQLPVNAMNGVVQLRIAPSRGKIIAPNFSAFGIRSNTALHEISYRQPLIRSPREELALSLGFTVQDGQTFLFQDTPFPFGIGADAEGNSRTRVLQFGQDYVRRDPRGAWVLRSQFNFGLNVFNATVNDSPIPDGRFFSWLGQVQRVQRLSNDHLLIAQAAIQLSPDSLLPSQQFIIGGGQTIRGFRQNARSGDNGFRVSVEDRITVQRNAAGLPVLQLVPFVDFGTVWNCSDNPNLLPSQRFLSSGGIGLILEPIPRLTIRADYAVPFVKLSDRGNNAQDQGFTFSVGYRF; from the coding sequence ATGGTACGGTGTCAGCTTTTCTTGTTTAGTACGCTGTTGAGCTTATGGTCGATTCGTCCTGCTTCAGCAGAATCTATCTCAAGTTATCTTCTAGCACAGGCGCTACCAGCAACAAACCCGTTACCACAGGCTTTACCTAACAATCAGCAACCCGCACCCACTCCAACGAACGAAACAACTCCAGAATCGTCTAAAGTTCTGGTGCGTCGAATTGAAGTGCAAGGTAGCACAGTGCTTAAGCCTGAGGAGATACAGCGCATTACTCAGTCGATCGAAGGCAAATCCGCCACCGTAGAAGACTTGCAATCGGTTGCAGATGGGATCACACAGCTTTATCTAGAGCGTGGATTCATTACCTCTAGAGCAATTCTTGTTGATCAGACCATCAAAGAAGGCGTTGTTCAGATTCGAGTCATTGAAGGATCGATCGAGACCATTGAGGTTCGAGGTTTACAGCATTTACGTGAACAGTATGTCCGCGATCGCTTACAAATTGGAACAAAGCCGCCATTCAACAAAAATCATTTAGAAGATCAACTGCAATTACTCAAAGCTGATCCATTATTTGAAACCGTAGAAGCGAGCCTCAAACCTGACGAGAACCTTGGACAAAGCATCTTAACAATACAAATCAAAGAAGCAGCACAACTTCAAGCCTTTATTGGTGCAGACAACTTTTCTCCAGCAAGCGTCGGATCTGAACGATTCAGTACGACTGTAAGCTATCGAAACTTAGCTCGCTCTGGTGACGAATTGAGTGCATCTTACTATCGCACAGCACAAGGCGGCTCAAATTCGTTCGACTTTAGCTATCAACTGCCTGTAAATGCAATGAATGGTGTAGTTCAGTTAAGAATTGCACCAAGTCGAGGCAAGATTATTGCTCCCAACTTTTCTGCATTTGGGATTCGCAGCAACACGGCTCTCCATGAAATTAGCTATCGACAGCCCTTGATCCGATCGCCGCGTGAGGAACTAGCGCTCTCGCTCGGCTTCACTGTTCAGGATGGGCAAACCTTCTTGTTTCAAGATACGCCTTTTCCATTTGGGATTGGTGCGGATGCAGAAGGCAACAGTCGGACTAGAGTTTTGCAGTTCGGGCAGGACTATGTGCGCCGCGATCCGCGAGGGGCTTGGGTACTGCGATCGCAATTCAACTTCGGTCTAAATGTTTTTAACGCGACCGTAAACGACTCCCCGATTCCAGACGGGCGATTTTTTAGCTGGCTCGGACAAGTTCAACGCGTTCAGCGATTGAGCAATGATCATCTTTTGATTGCTCAAGCAGCAATTCAACTATCACCGGATAGTTTGCTGCCTTCACAGCAATTTATCATCGGGGGCGGACAAACGATTCGCGGCTTTCGTCAGAATGCGCGATCGGGAGATAACGGGTTTCGAGTTTCAGTTGAAGACCGCATCACCGTTCAACGGAATGCAGCAGGACTTCCAGTTCTACAACTCGTTCCATTTGTGGATTTTGGCACAGTTTGGAATTGCTCAGACAATCCGAATCTGTTGCCAAGTCAACGTTTTTTATCATCAGGCGGAATTGGGCTGATTTTGGAGCCGATTCCGCGTTTAACGATTCGAGCAGATTATGCAGTGCCCTTTGTCAAACTCAGCGATCGTGGAAACAATGCTCAAGACCAAGGATTTACCTTTAGTGTGGGTTATCGTTTTTGA
- a CDS encoding cyclic nucleotide-binding domain-containing protein: protein MNQLTSSLPVLRILHDQDLEALIQFSHRSTYAPNTLLIQSGTAIDHIFLRLTGQLAASWANYEHSELFSVGELAGATSLLSDQPALISILAEQSSEVLAIPKARLKTELSRDRGFAARFYQLLAINLSEYLRDLSTSLVHRQIREGEPLRKVLMFFATLNDADIAWMMANGSAEKSTAGTILIQQGQPVPAVYLLLDGTVGIDISIAGQTRELAKRGKGDILGEISFVDGGVASASVRAVDETWVLRISQAQLAMKLQEDAAFAGRFYQATAQVLSSRCQDLLIRSGIASAAIAQDAEELEEDELDLDILEGTAIAGTRFDWIIQQLRR, encoded by the coding sequence GTGAACCAACTCACTTCATCTCTCCCGGTGCTTCGTATCCTGCACGATCAGGATTTAGAAGCCTTGATTCAGTTCTCGCATCGATCGACTTACGCACCCAACACGCTGTTGATCCAAAGCGGCACAGCGATCGATCACATCTTTCTGCGTCTGACAGGTCAACTCGCTGCATCTTGGGCGAACTATGAGCATTCTGAATTATTTTCAGTCGGCGAACTTGCAGGAGCAACAAGCTTACTGAGCGATCAACCTGCGCTGATCAGCATTCTTGCAGAGCAATCGTCAGAGGTGTTAGCCATTCCAAAAGCAAGACTTAAGACCGAGTTGAGTCGCGATCGTGGATTTGCTGCCCGTTTTTATCAACTCCTCGCCATCAACTTGTCTGAATACCTGCGCGATTTGAGTACATCTTTGGTACATCGGCAGATTCGAGAAGGAGAACCGCTCCGCAAAGTTCTGATGTTTTTTGCAACGCTGAATGATGCGGATATTGCTTGGATGATGGCAAATGGCAGTGCTGAAAAATCAACAGCAGGCACAATCTTGATTCAGCAAGGTCAGCCTGTGCCCGCCGTGTATTTACTGCTTGATGGCACGGTTGGCATTGATATTTCGATCGCAGGTCAAACACGAGAACTGGCGAAGCGGGGGAAAGGCGATATTTTGGGAGAGATATCGTTTGTCGATGGCGGAGTTGCTTCAGCGAGCGTTAGAGCGGTAGATGAAACCTGGGTGCTCCGGATCTCGCAGGCTCAACTTGCCATGAAACTTCAAGAAGATGCAGCGTTTGCAGGACGGTTCTATCAGGCAACCGCACAAGTTCTGTCGAGTCGCTGTCAAGATCTGCTAATTCGGAGCGGCATTGCCTCTGCCGCAATCGCACAAGATGCTGAAGAACTCGAAGAAGACGAACTTGATTTGGATATTCTTGAGGGCACTGCGATCGCAGGGACTCGCTTTGACTGGATTATTCAGCAACTCCGTCGGTGA